The following proteins are co-located in the Anser cygnoides isolate HZ-2024a breed goose chromosome 2, Taihu_goose_T2T_genome, whole genome shotgun sequence genome:
- the LOC125181709 gene encoding feather keratin 1-like, which translates to MRSCAKALSPRGHSRTSIKASPAPLTLTHSSRRLFPCTQQGTLHTTDMSCYDICRPCGPTPLANSCNEPCVRQCEDSHVAIQPSTVVVTLPGPILSSFPQNTAVGSSASAAVGSNLSSQGVPVSSGGFGGFGLGGFGFGGLGCFSGRRACYPC; encoded by the exons ATGCGGTCATGCGCAAAGGCTCTCTCGCCCCGTGGGCACTCACGGACCAGCATAAAAGCCAGCCCTGCGCCTCTCACACTCACACACTCCTCCCGACGCCTTTTCCCCTGCACCCAACAAG GGACCCTCCACAccacagacatgtcctgctacgacaTCTGCCGCCCCTGCGGACCCACCCCTCTGGctaacagctgcaacgagccctgtgtcaggcagtgcGAGGACTCCCACGTCGCCATCCAGCCTTCCACCGTGGTGGTCACCCTGCCaggacccatcctcagctccttcccccagaacaccgccGTTGGATCCTCCGCATCAGCTGCTGTGGGCAGCAacctcagctcccagggagTGCCCGTCTCCTCCGGTGGCTTTGGAGGCTTTGGCCTTGGAGGCTTTGGCTTCGGAGgcctgggctgcttctctggcAGAAGAGCCTGCTACCCCTGCTAA
- the LOC106029411 gene encoding feather keratin 1-like, whose amino-acid sequence MSCYDICRPCGPTPLANSCNEPCVRQCEDSHVAIQPSTVVVTLPGPILSSFPQNTAVGSSASAAVGSNLSSQGVPISSGGFGGFGLGGFGLGGLGCFSGRRACYPC is encoded by the coding sequence atgtcctgctacgacaTCTGCCGCCCCTGCGGACCCACCCCGCTGGctaacagctgcaacgagccctgtgtcaggcagtgcGAGGACTCCCACGTCGCCATCCAGCCTTCCACCGTGGTGGTCACCCTGCCaggacccatcctcagctccttcccccagaacaccgccGTTGGATCCTCCGCATCAGCTGCCGTGGGCAGCAacctcagctcccagggagtgcccatctcctctggAGGCTTTGGAGGCTTTGGCCTTGGAGGCTTTGGCCTTGGAGgcctgggctgcttctctggcAGAAGAGCCTGCTACCCCTGCTAA
- the LOC136789952 gene encoding feather keratin 1-like yields MSCYNFCRPCGPTPLANSCNEPCVRQCEDSRVVIQPPAVLVTLPGPILSSFPQNTAVGSSASAAVGSNLSSQGVPISSGGFGGFGLGGFGFGGLGCINGGRACYPC; encoded by the coding sequence atgtcctgctacaaCTTCTGCCGCCCCTGCGGACCCACCCCGCTGGctaacagctgcaacgagccctgtgtcaggcagtgcGAGGATTCCCGCGTCGTCATCCAGCCTCCTGCCGTGCTGGTCACCCTGCCaggacccatcctcagctccttcccccagaacaccgccGTTGGATCCTCCGCATCAGCTGCTGTGGGCAGCAacctcagctcccagggagtgcccatctcctccggGGGATTCGGAGGCTTTGGCCTTGGAGGCTTTGGCTTCGgaggcctgggctgcatcaacggCGGAAGAGCCTGCTACCCCTGCTAA
- the LOC136789953 gene encoding feather keratin 1-like, with protein MSCYDICRPCGPTPLANSCNEPCVRQCEDSHVAIQPSTVVVTLPGPILSSFPQNTAVGSSASAAVGSNLSSQGVPISSGGFGGWGLGGWGLGGLGCFSGRRACYPC; from the coding sequence atgtcctgctacgacaTCTGCCGCCCCTGCGGACCCACCCCGCTGGctaacagctgcaacgagccctgtgtcaggcagtgcGAGGACTCCCACGTCGCCATCCAGCCTTCCACCGTGGTGGTCACCCTGCCaggacccatcctcagctccttcccccagaacaccgccGTTGGATCCTCCGCATCAGCTGCCGTGGGCAGCAacctcagctcccagggagtgcccatctcctctggAGGCTTTGGAGGATGGGGCCTTGGAGGCTGGGGCCTTGGAGgcctgggctgcttctctggcAGAAGAGCCTGCTACCCCTGCTAA
- the LOC136789954 gene encoding feather keratin 1-like, whose protein sequence is MSCYDICRPCGPTPLANSCNEPCVRQCEDSHVVIQPSTVVVTLPGPILSSFPQNTAVGSSASAAVGSNLSSQGVPISSGGFGGFGLGGLGCFSGGRACYPC, encoded by the coding sequence atgtcctgctacgacaTCTGCCGCCCCTGCGGACCCACCCCGCTGGctaacagctgcaacgagccctgtgtcaggcagtgcGAGGACTCCCACGTCGTCATCCAGCCTTCCACCGTGGTGGTCACCCTGCCaggacccatcctcagctccttcccccagaacaccgccGTTGGATCCTCCGCATCAGCTGCCGTGGGCAGCAacctcagctcccagggagtgcccatctcctccggTGGCTTTGGAGGCTTTGGCCTTGGAGgcctgggctgcttctctggcGGAAGGGCCTGCTACCCCTGCTAA
- the LOC136789955 gene encoding feather keratin 1-like — MRKGSLTPRALKGQHKSGPAPRTLTHSSRRLLLCAPQGTLRTTDMSCYDICRPCGPTPLANSCNEPCVRQCEDSHVVIQPSTVVVTLPGPILSSFPQNTAVGSSASAAVGSNLSSQGVPISSGGFGGFGLGGLGCFSGGRACYPC, encoded by the exons ATGCGCAAAGGCTCTCTCACCCCGCGGGCACTCAAGGGCCAGCATAAAAGCGGCCCTGCACCTCGCACCCTCACACACTCCTCCCGACGCCTTCTCCTCTGCGCCCCACAAG GGACCCTCCGCAccacagacatgtcctgctacgacaTCTGCCGCCCCTGCGGACCCACCCCGCTGGctaacagctgcaacgagccctgtgtcaggcagtgcGAGGACTCCCACGTCGTCATCCAGCCTTCCACCGTGGTGGTCACCCTGCCaggacccatcctcagctccttcccccagaacaccgccGTTGGATCCTCTGCATCAGCTGCCGTGGGCAGCAacctcagctcccagggagtgcccatctcctccggTGGCTTTGGAGGCTTTGGCCTTGGAGgcctgggctgcttctctggcGGAAGGGCCTGCTACCCCTGCTAA
- the LOC136789957 gene encoding feather keratin 1-like — MSCYDICRPCGPTPLANSCNEPCVRQCEDSHVAIQPPTVVVTLPGPILSSFPQNTAVGSSASAAVGSNLSSQGVPISSGGFGGFGLGGLGCFSGGRACYPC; from the coding sequence atgtcctgctacgacaTCTGCCGCCCCTGCGGACCCACCCCGCTGGctaacagctgcaacgagccctgtgtcaggcagtgcGAGGACTCCCACGTCGCCATCCAGCCTCCCACCGTGGTGGTCACCCTGCCaggacccatcctcagctccttcccccagaacaccgccGTTGGATCCTCCGCATCAGCTGCCGTGGGCAGCAacctcagctcccagggagtgcccatctcctccggTGGCTTTGGAGGCTTTGGTCTTGGAGgcctgggctgcttctctggcGGAAGGGCCTGCTACCCCTGCTAA